The Carassius auratus strain Wakin chromosome 19, ASM336829v1, whole genome shotgun sequence genomic sequence CAACGCGAACTCCTCGCAGCTGCGCGTGTGGCTGGACGACGTCACGCCGCGAGGAAACGGCTCCAGATTCGCTCTTGAGTTTCAGTCTGTCGGAGAACCAGGGTTCGAGGGACGAGTGGACGTCCACAGCTCTATAGATGATGAGTACACACCCTCCATCTTTAAGGTGAAAACTAGCAAACATAGACATTAGCGGTGTAACAATACACTAATGTCACGATTCAGTTTGATAAATGATACACGTTTCTCTATTTGTGACTCTTCAGCgcaaaagcagtctgaagtctctggggtatatttgtagcaatagacaacaatacatagtatgggtcacaattatacatttctcttttaagcAAAAAAtcgatattaagtaaagatcatgttccatgaaaatattttgtaaatttcccatcttaaatatataaaaccttgattagtaatatgcattgcttagacctcatttgaacaactttaaagatgattttctcaaggtttagattttttggcatcctcagattccagattttcaaatagttgtatctcagagaAATATTGAATGAAGCGTTAAGCGTGAGTGATTTACATGTTAAGACATTGCAATGACGCGAGTAGACATCCTGCGGCACGTTCACATGAGGCTTTAATCAGTCCAGCACTGATCTGAACAAGGTCAATCTTCTGATTTCgaacttgtaaaataataaaaatgctggtAAAACTTTACTTAAAGTCTTTCTATATGAAAGTAGTCTGAATGCAGTTATTATGCTTTGTAGTGCGCCTTACAATGATCTCATGAGAAATtgcataaaacattataatattataatctaTTCAtcattaaacctttaaaaaaatatataatgcattaaaacatgaccaacaccctaaaaaaatattataatgcattattgttatatattttttaacctttcattatttttttaaatttttttttttattggtaagATTAGTGTTCATTAGAATGTTTAGCTATTGTTAAAACAACATTATAAAGCGGAGAGTTCcgatgcttgattctgattggctgagccacatTCGAAGCTGTTCCAAATGACTCTACAATGTAAcaaacacctttgtttacttctgtgtgttgctcggcaaccactttgtagcaaccacaactgattctgaggagctacattgtttggtggaagaatactgtggCTTCTTATGGCttattgctttggataaaagtgtaaaTACATGAGTATAAATGTGAAATCTGGAGTTAACTGAGTTGAGTTGATTGCTGTGAGTGTTTTAATCGAGTGTTTGTCTGTCAGGTGTCTCAGTGGGTGTCGTCTCGGGTGAACAGCAGTGGTGTTGTGGGTTATAATCAGTGGAAACCCGTGGCGTATCGTAAACCTCGGCCGGTGTTTGAGGACGCCACACCATGCAAACACTCCCAGCTCGTGTCATTGAACCACATCCCTCGGTCCGGTCTGGTCCAGGCCTATTTCACAGACCATCCTCACACACACGGCCTGAACATCAGCTTCGGCATCGCTAAAGACCCCGTGTTTTACAGCGACTCCAAATACATCACCTGGTGAGCCACACTGCCACAGCACTGATGCATTAACATGTAAAAAACTAACCAAgatttgtaattttactgttgttctgcaaaataaaaaatacagtgataatgataattacaacagctctgttaatacatttattataacattcaaaCCGTGTTCAAATTAGGATCTGTGATattttgtagtgtttttaaagaagtctcttctgctcaggaaacctgcatttatttgtacagtaaaataCATGCCTGATTCAAGAAGGGGTCTCGGAAACGgccataaaatattattttactggcttattaattttaagtaaaattttgcaatatttgtgtgtgctagaatgttaaaaacatttagtattaagtaaatatttttaaattgttgtttggttactgatttttttctttgaaaagcaagacaaaacagtaaaaagcCCATATGCAATGATGAAAGAAAAtggcaaaatataataaaaataattgtttagctTCAACCAagaattttcataaaaaataatatttatataatatttataatatttgtaatattatgtgaatattttctgatattcttaatattatacatgctctttttaaatgaatattagattgtattgttttctattttgaatattaaaaagtttggttatgattttttttttaatatttaaaatattaaaattattcttgcatatttttatttgatgataTGTAggctattaaatgtttttaatctttTCTTCCTATGCACCCCTCTTCTGTCATcagtcagtcaaacagatagccccgcccccaaactctCTTGATTGGTTGAGTCTGAAAGTTCAgaaagcatcaaaaataaaagagACTCTGAACATTGACACTGTGGAAATTGTAATGTACTCTACCTACAGCTTTAGAGCGTATTAAATGtactctgagtgtgtgtttggtcTGTGTGAGTAATGTTTGTGTGAATCACTTTGCTCTCAGGACTGTGTTAGTGGGCTTGGGCGAGCCTCCGGCTGATTCGTTCTCTGcattaatcatcatcatcatcaccgtcGGACTTGGTACTCCTCTGGCCATCATTATTGTGGGTGGAGTGTTTGTTTGGATCCGCAAGAGGATGTCACACTCGTCAGGCTACGAGCCAATCAACTGAGACCTTATGCTACAAGCCCCGCCCCCAAATGCACCCACCTGCCAATCAGTGATGAGGTTACTGACGAGTGGATAAGGGATttcaatataactgtataaagttttgatttaaatgttaCATACTTTTTTACACCTTTATACTTGAATCTCATTCTAATCAATCGATCACagatcaaaaataatttattatttgattgttttgtttttatgccaTCGTTTTGTATACTTGATGTTTGTTTGTGCCAAAATCCTGCTTGTAAAATCGATTTAATTGACCAGATTGATAACAGCTGCacatattttaaagggggggtgaaatgctcgttttcactcaatctcctgttaatcttgagtacctatagagtagtactgcatccttcataactccaaaaagtctttagttttattatattcataagagaaagatagtctgtaccgatttttcccggaaaaacacgagcgcctggaggcgtgacgtgtgggcggagctaaagaatcacgagcgccagtaggcttttgcgttgagagcatgtggaagctgtgacattaccgtgaggaaaaaaacatcatccaaaacaaaccatggctaacagtcagattcagccgtttatttatgatccagaatcagatccagaggctgaaactgaacgagagcagcagcagcaacgactcgctccgagcggggctcgaacccgggtctccggcatgggagcgaacgcactaacaaggaggcagagatatttgaagcagttttactcaccgcctgcggttccaacacacgatcgtgaccctttttcgttgggactgcattatccttaagaaataaacgatgtgcaaatccggcgtcaaactgggccttgtttgtaaaacaagcatcttcgaaatgcagggaacaaacacaaacacttgcacaactccgttgatgctctgtaaaaataaactccatccactggtcccttaatgctgtttttttttttggtaatttgtgcagggttgtcttgccctggcaaccaaaaacacacttcttttgtgacatttggcgacgctctcgctctgatcagtgaagtctgttgtgctctcagtgctctgctatacgggagcgcgcgctcttccggcagaagtgcccttaggacccatataaggaaattctgctccatctaacgtcacacagagccatactcgaaaaaaactttccgaaacttgtgacaaactggatggagtatttttggaacagaaatactccttcaaacgtacaacttaatttttgaaactttgtccatgtttagcatgggaatccaactctttaacagtgtaaaaaactcagtatgcatgaaatagcatttcaccccccctttaaagatttaaaacattgttttctctTTAATTCTGAAATCTATGCAAATGCTTCCATATTTAATGGAAACTGCACTTTTCTTGCTGTGTTCAGTTTgtttagttttaatgtttttaacagaACTGTGATTCACAGGAGAGTTCATGGTGAAGGCGTTTTATAAACGTTCATTTGCACCATGAAGAAATCctccttttgttgttgtttttgccttTAGTtacttataaaaatgtaaatatagattCTTTTCACTATATAAATGTGTTCAACACTTTGTGGACTGATGTCGTCtgcatcatttatttataaacacacaaaaaaacattatatagagGTGGAAACCGACTCTAGACACAAGACtgtattatgatataaaaaatgaGTAAATGAGGAATATGACATAAATCAGTGAAATATCCGCATGACAAAAACAGCAGCATGATGTCACTGCGTTGATTGTTATCTTTACAGGGTCTTACaacagtttttaatatttagtaaaCTAATTATACTAAAGTGTCACTTTATTACACATCTTttggattattaaaaaataacacccattcactgccattataatggcataaaataatcattattaatataattctgATTGGATTtgtaagaaagtcatatacacctaggatgccaatggttttatatactttatagattattattaaGCCTACTTactattaagtgtgtgtgtgtgtgtgtgtgtgtgtccaacaATTAATCACCATtgattgcatccaaaataaaagtttttgtttgcataatatgtgaATGTACAGACACAGTATATTTGAAAAATCTTTACATGTATATActtacatttatattgtatataaatataattaatatattaaaaatatatataaatttacgaCACACatactatattatataaacaaaaacttttattgtaGATGTGATTAAAtgctagcctgactacgtcagacttcctacttccgctcaatttcatttcgcttctgtactcagtctgatacagcgtcagagctttctgtttgccacccatagacatcatataagtagacgccctattggccgctgggcgacgagatttgcggccgccatcttgaaccggTCGTACTCCTAGTTTCGTTGCGTAGCAGCAGTTAAGATGCCGGAGCACTGTGCTGCATTGTCCTGTTCTAATCGGCGGACCATCGCAAGTACGGCTCGGGATTACTTTTCATGatttaacattactattattactactattgttatttgtgtttgcgcacgtgatttcaggaagtaatgtatattaactctctgatggtcttcgtttcctgtccacacttgttttttttgacaataacatttaattttgtaacaagataatagtttttttttttacaaatgtaattttactctgtttgttaatgtttttactcaacatttgtgtagtttttggaggatttatgatatcttctaaatttccataaataaataaatatttatttaaataagctttttacaacaacaaaaaacccagcattttatgtaaaattcattttataaaagactcagatttctaactttcattcatggggataacatggataattttaaatgatttaatgtaacaaTTATACCCATTTTTGGGaaaatgaagtttaaaaaaataaatcactttaaccactagatggctatagagctccactatgtgctatttgactacctgaaatatatcttttcacaagttagattcagttggattcatatctaaatattataaaatcacaattataattataaaatatttttagtcaaatgttagtattttttttactgaaaaaatcccagtttttcaatgttacattacaatgcattgcaggcagtaagcatggtaaaccgcatgacttctgtagacggggttggagcaggtttgtgtgtgtgtgtgcatgctaaattgttttgtctcatcctgtcatctcactttctctccctctttggtggttctgcattttgcatgattttttttaaataattataagagagcagttgttttataacctcacaagtgtgtgtgtgtgtgtgtgtgtgtgtgtgtgtgtgtgtgtgtgtgtgagagagtgtgtgtgtgagatggagagagagagagagagggagggagaagtgtgtgtgtgtgtgagagagagagagagagaaccagagagagtgtatatgtcacaaattataataaattgtttcttcaacttattaaaatatcttattttactgcaactatctgttgtgcttctttatcatatttatagtgtgtgatttataaatatcctacctcacatatttagattttgggcgtctggtcacttatatattatatcacaatataatatGTCACTGTATgcttattatgaatattaaaatacgctgaatcatgtgtcctgtatcatagctgcatgaatgacctttgcagcaaaaaagcccgcgtcaaaatcagttaggtattcagtgagatatgattaatttaatgcgctAACAGCTCATTGCACCAGGCAAACAAGTTACGCTGAGTGGAGCTGGCGACCGGTCCAAGATGGCGGCTCCACGGCTCGTTCGtgccagggggcaaggaactcgaccggaagttgaagtcgggtgggggctgccatcttttagcagaacttcacttgcgttagcattcccattgactcccattcattttggcgtcactttgacagcgaataactttacatctgaggcgtttaaagactccgtttgtccattatttatttctaaagatacacgacagtgtataaagggctccattaccttctatgttacattatggccccgtataaacagtttttgtaaaaaataggctaacgattgcgtcataaccactcgtctctctgtcgcattaccgtacagacaggaggagaagctcgcaggcaattaacttaatatggcgtactggcgttacattttaaaatactatacaaaataattaatcagaatacttactcctgctcactcacgccaaagaactccccgctcaagctcgccgtctctgcaagattaacgatggcagtttgcacgcacagctactagaagatttacatctgtcagacaggttgctgacgtcgtcaagcttcgtttgagtctgcgcgtcagaaacggaagtgctaaaaaacgctaaaaatgggcttcacttgttttttttttttttttttttttttttttattagtttgggAAAACCATAACATACAACATGTtatcaagaaagaaaaaagtaaaaaaagaaacagaaaaagatggAAATACAAATTACAACAGACAAAACAATTGCCAGGGGGAGGAAAGTATTATACACGCATATATaacatcaaataaacaaattgtaaaatttaCAAATTTTCAAAGTTCTTACAGCTTTTTTGTTCACAGAGTCTCTGATACTgtcaatataaatacatatttcagttaacaaaaccaTAAAATTGGGTTTTTTATtgctaaatttacatttatgaatgtgaaatttggtcaacagaataaataaattaattaaataaaagcactGTTCTTTATCATCAGGATAGTCAGTTAAACCAAAAAGTATATTTTCCCATAAcagtgaaaaatgttttaaacactgAATATTCTCCCTAATAAACTCTTGGACCTTACCCCATAGTGTAACTGAATATCCACAGTTCCAAAATAAGTGCATGGCAGTTTCCTCATATTCATTACAAAaagtacaatttatatttataccttttttaaatttttgtaagTAATGACTTGCTGGATAAAATCTATGAATAAGTttataagaaacttctttaattttatttctaagatGATATTTTTGTGGTAATAACCACACTTTCCTCCAGCAAATAAGATTTCCATTTAATGAGGAGgcaatgggcttcacttgtctcaattgagttccaatggggtcgctgtgtccatttcttttactgtctatggttcgtGCCAATAGGCAGTAGCGTTCGATGGGGCGTCTACCTATATATGTCTAtgttgccaccggtctggaaacagccgggccaatcaacgaacagagggcgggctgagagccgtgacgtagatgcgtagattaatttcgcataatctgcaaaagtcgtttacagccatgttcactccggtatttcgctcgcatcatcatgtgtttacaacaggtttacagtggaagttcaatcatagatttgagttcgatgcatgatgtctgtgcttcgatgcggctgtacaggcgcataacatacgtcataactaaacgtatctgattgtcttacgggtaaccaatgattttaaacttcagggGATGCCAAGATGGCAGCGGTGTGAATGGTCACGTTTTATATGCGTCTAAAGTAGTCTGAGGAGTTTGAAGCTAACGAACTGAAACTTGAATATGTAAAGGTACAGTTGTGAAAATATATGCTTTTTCCGATATTTTTCTGGCAAAACTTGCACCTTCTGACGTGATATAATgggcaaaaaaaggaaaaatcagTCCCTTCACGAAAGCGCTATACTAGCTGGACACCTCGTGGAAGAATGCTGCACGGAGTTGACTGACATGGAGAATATTAATCTAGAGACAGAAATTGGTGCCAATGAAGAGGTTGATGCGAGGCCTATTTCCTCTTCTCCATCTAAGAATATTGTGAGTTCAAAAGGCAGGAACGAAGTTTCCTTATCTACACTCCTTGATGCGATTCAGAAGCTAACTGCTAAAGTGGACGAAACACACAACAAGGTGATCTCCATTGATAAAACGGTAGCCGTTTCTTGCGGTAAACTCGACAAATTGTCTGAAAAAGTCTCACATATGAGTGAAGAGGTCAAGATGCACGCTGTCAAGATCGCTCAATTTGAAAAGGAGATTAAGGAATTGCAAGGTGAAAACTTAAGTCTGAAAGAAAGCTTCGATGAAATGCAAAGGTACTCACGTAGATGGAATCTTAAGCTACAGGGGGTCCCAGAGCGCGACGGAGAAGATGTGAGAAGCGTGACAATCAACATCCTAGGAAAGATGGTCCCTAGTATCCAGAACAAGTTGGATGATGTAGTGGATGCTGTACACCGCCTGGGGCTAAGGAGATCCGACGGAGCACCTCGCAACATCATCATGCGTTTTACCATGCGTACCTACAGAGACATGGTATGGCGGGCTGCAAAAGACTCTCgctatttaaaagaaaacaagcttCGGATCAAGGAGGCGCTGATCAAACAAGATGTTGAGGCTAGAGCCAAATTATGGCCACTGGTTAAGAAGGCGCGTGAGGAGGGGAAGAAGGTTTCATGGAAGGGTCCCCATGCTTTTGTCGCTGGGAAAAAACTTGAACTTTACCCTTGAGATGTACAACGTAACGTTACTGGTTTATATTCGCAGATTGCGTCCATGGAGcaacttatttttaatttagctcGAAAATTGCGCTGGAACAGCGTTTTTGCTGACAGACTGCACCCTTGTTCTCAGGAGTTGCACTTTATCAGTTTTCCTTATACAAACCACTTTTCCATTACTTTTGTgttaggacatttttttttatttttttattttattttatagtcattTCCCTTTAATGACTACCTTAATGGAGCATCTGCAGTCGAACATGTCTCCTGGACTGTGCATAGACAAACAGCCTCTAATTGCAGCCCGATAAACGGAGCAACGTGTAAGTTTAATACTCTGTTGTGGTTCCTTCATAAGAAGTAAGTTATGCCCTCCCATACAGTTGCACTTTGCCTAAGTTAGAGGGTATGTGTTAGCTTCAACTACCTCTTTGTCAACGCAGTTTTACAGCGGTAAGCTTTAAAACCTTTGTGTTCTTGTTAGTGTTGTTATTCAAATtactctttccttttttttctattttgttttctgttttttttttatgcaaatgcaaGACTTTGAGTTTAACTCTTTAAGTATTATTTCATTAAACACTCGTGGCTTGAGAGATCTCACTAAAAGAAAAGCCTTATTCTTATACTGTAGAAGAACCAATGCTGACTTAATACTGTTACAAGAAACTCATTCCTGTGAGAGTGATGTTCGTTTTTGGAAATCACAGTGGGGTGACAAGGCCTACTTTAGTCACGGATCTAACCATTCCGCAGGAGTTCTCACTTTGATTAACAAATTTAAAGGAGACATTATTGAATCGTTGATTTCGACGGAAGGAAGAtgggttattattgtcattaaacTTGATAATGCTActtttataatatgtaatatatatggcCACAACTTAAGATTTGCCAACAAGTCTCTTATTCTCTTATTACAGAAGAATATTGaagctttgaaaaataaatatcaacaagcctttattattattggtggAGATTTTAATGATGTATTGGATAATTCAGCTGATAGATTTCCTCCTAAAATGGGCCTCACTAATACTATTATCTGTACTTTGTGTGATTATTTTCATATTGCAGATGCATGGCGCTATTATCATCCTGATTTAAAGGAATATACTTGGAGCAATAACTTGTTGTCCTCTAAATCTAGAATAGACTTTTTTTTGATTTCTCAACAGTTACTGCAATATGTGTCTGATGTCAGTCACCAATATGCTCCTTTCTCTGACCATTTAGTAATTAAGATGATTTTGCAGACTAGACACAGGGAGAGTACTGTCCGTGGTTACTGGAAATTGAATAATAATCTGCTAAAAGACAAAAATTTTAATGTTGAAATCAAGGAATTAGTTGAAGGAATTTTTTCAAATGATGAATTTGAGTCTCATGGTGCTAAAtgggaatattttaaatataaagcaaGATTATTAGCAATTAGAAGATCTAAAACTTTAAAAAGGGTTAATGCTGATAAGGAAACTGACTtgctaattaaaattaatacCTTAATCAAAAAAGAGAATCTCTCTGTTGTAGAAATCAACCAGTTAAAAACTTTGCAATTGGAATTAGaccatatatatttagaaatagttAAAGGTGCCTTTGTTAGATCCAGAGCCAGATGGATTGAGGAAGGAGAGAAAAATACGAGCTTCTTCTTCTCACTTGAAAAAAGGAATTTTAAAAGGAAAAGCATCTCTGCATTACAGATTAACAATTTGTACTCCCCTGAGTTACAGGCAAACCAAAGTAAGTCATACCTGCAACAGATTAAGAACTATATACCTCAAATAAGTGATGAATTTAAGTTATCCTGTGAGGCTCCTGTTTCCTTAAATGAAATTAGAGATGCaatgaaatcaatgaaaaagGGAAAATCACCTGGCTCTGATGGCCTAACTTTAGAATTCTTCATACATTTTTGGGATTTTTTAGAACAACCTTTTTTCTTAATGCTTCAAGAATGTATAAACAATGGTACAATGACTCCTACTATGAAACAAGGGGTAATATCTCTCATCCCCAAACCAGACAAAGACGTAACTATAATTGATAACTGGCGCCCTATCACTCTTCttaattttgattataaattaatTGCTTCCATATTCGCCAAGAgattaaaacaacatttacatCACATTATTAATGAAACACAAACTGGATTTATAAAAGGTCGTCATATTAGTTGTAATACTCGACTTGTTCTGGATCTTATTGATTATAGAGATGAAATCAAGTCTGATGCTATAATCTTATTCCTCGATTTTTATAAGGCCTTCGACACTGTAAAACACCAGTTCCTTATTAACTCTTTAGAGACCTTTGGATTTCCTTCAAAGTTCATAAATATTGTTCAAATGTTGTACAAAGAAATAGATAGCTGTATAATTTTAAATTCACGTACATCACCAAGTTTCCTATTCTTCGCGGAATACGTCAAGGTTGCCCTTTAAgtccttttttatttctatttgttgTAGA encodes the following:
- the LOC113119691 gene encoding glycosylated lysosomal membrane protein-like isoform X1, whose translation is MVHTNSTRSAVKVNWPEFINSSSPSSLKVEPESSVQYSSALVFTRVWEYDDVNNTADPQQTAQSSFYPPYELQNFLWSLNVSVNQTDVTVTLCGREKTESFVNGSLCLQFSAFESEGRDEVWPSLLHNANSSQLRVWLDDVTPRGNGSRFALEFQSVGEPGFEGRVDVHSSIDDEYTPSIFKVSQWVSSRVNSSGVVGYNQWKPVAYRKPRPVFEDATPCKHSQLVSLNHIPRSGLVQAYFTDHPHTHGLNISFGIAKDPVFYSDSKYITWTVLVGLGEPPADSFSALIIIIITVGLGTPLAIIIVGGVFVWIRKRMSHSSGYEPIN